A single genomic interval of Cyprinus carpio isolate SPL01 chromosome B24, ASM1834038v1, whole genome shotgun sequence harbors:
- the LOC109050223 gene encoding N-alpha-acetyltransferase 50-like isoform X1, with the protein MKGSRIELGDVTPHNIKQLKRLNQVIFPVSYNDKFYKDVLEVGELAKLAYFNDIAVGAVCCRVDHSQNQKRLYIMTLGCLAPYRRLGIGTKMLNHVLNICEKDGTFDNIYLHVQISNESAIDFYQKFGFEIIETKKNYYKRIEPADAHVLQKSLRSPCEPPAGELQKAD; encoded by the exons ATGAAAGG TAGCCGGATCGAGTTGGGGGACGTTACACCCCACAACATTAAACAGTTGAAGCGTCTGAACCAAGTGATCTTCCCTGTCAGCTACAACGACAAGTTCTACAAAGATGTCCTTGAAGTAGGAGAGCTCGCCAAACTAG CGTATTTCAACGACATCGCAGTTGGTGCCGTGTGCTGTAGAGTGGATCACTCTCAGAACCAGAAGCGACTCTACATCATGACCCTGGGTTGCCTAGCACCTTACCGCAGACTTGGCATAG GAACAAAAATGCTGAACCATGTGTTGAACATTTGTGAGAAGGATGGCACTTTTGACAACATTTACCT TCACGTGCAGATCAGCAATGAGTCTGCAATTGACTTCTACCAGAAATTTGGCTTTGAGATCATCGAGACAAAAAAGAACTATTACAAGAGGATAGAGCCAGCAGATGCCCACGTTCTTCAGAAAAGCCTGCGTAGCCCATGTGAGCCCCCAGCGGGAGAGCTGCAGAAAGCCGACTAG
- the LOC109050223 gene encoding N-alpha-acetyltransferase 50-like isoform X2: MKGRIELGDVTPHNIKQLKRLNQVIFPVSYNDKFYKDVLEVGELAKLAYFNDIAVGAVCCRVDHSQNQKRLYIMTLGCLAPYRRLGIGTKMLNHVLNICEKDGTFDNIYLHVQISNESAIDFYQKFGFEIIETKKNYYKRIEPADAHVLQKSLRSPCEPPAGELQKAD; the protein is encoded by the exons ATGAAAGG CCGGATCGAGTTGGGGGACGTTACACCCCACAACATTAAACAGTTGAAGCGTCTGAACCAAGTGATCTTCCCTGTCAGCTACAACGACAAGTTCTACAAAGATGTCCTTGAAGTAGGAGAGCTCGCCAAACTAG CGTATTTCAACGACATCGCAGTTGGTGCCGTGTGCTGTAGAGTGGATCACTCTCAGAACCAGAAGCGACTCTACATCATGACCCTGGGTTGCCTAGCACCTTACCGCAGACTTGGCATAG GAACAAAAATGCTGAACCATGTGTTGAACATTTGTGAGAAGGATGGCACTTTTGACAACATTTACCT TCACGTGCAGATCAGCAATGAGTCTGCAATTGACTTCTACCAGAAATTTGGCTTTGAGATCATCGAGACAAAAAAGAACTATTACAAGAGGATAGAGCCAGCAGATGCCCACGTTCTTCAGAAAAGCCTGCGTAGCCCATGTGAGCCCCCAGCGGGAGAGCTGCAGAAAGCCGACTAG
- the LOC109050222 gene encoding basic helix-loop-helix domain-containing protein USF3-like has product MPEIVQNQTNNPKLPRRKKNKEIHNAVERHRKEKINAGINRIGELLPCSQALKQSKNMILGEAFRYITALKQQNDEMLLNGGDKVQAEEIKRLRHQLEDLRKESAHYIELLKANGINFLDDPTIHWKGKQRCAKVAKVTPTHLMSKGIIVYSNGNSSCPTGKVSIPPNPVSHLDKQPANAVTVQPAYDITLGTGQSVGITNGAPVNNVVVSSASSHIPVATLIPAVSKPCLTVLEQYSTLAPATPRLNPPMKYITLQGVCPQPVVSTPVPPQLQTDNPMPSLTSVACPTTPLQHMLSLSSLPQVVISNSVVPVAPSTEIQSVSTILPASSTLLRTSATSSTQTTWTTLQLAGNTVQPVSQALVTDGASISHNPQQLFVCSTGTKHIEEPASIHLQPQAPVQLQAPTPTCIPVQPSGPRPPQIYSAVVPCPQRAVPQQSSILSVPAVVSQAVVVHQPVETQTEQLTNTQSSVRAQPALLPKPQPNSALMTTCKPTLQPKNPVQPALPCQPHSQPTVVPQAQSAVVPQLHLSVVPQAQPIINPPTQPALVPQPQAPTLPVLQTMQLLQLNSEETPVAVTSSPPSNSHVVILQQGGSCPAPQVLREDVTSQTPCQHIVIIQAPTLTPAPQSHHTAVVSTATPTLSSQITTSNTTCTASMQAAATKQLVHILPRPSTQLQAQAPQTITVNGQVYVLQPAKSPDKGNSQSGQSVTQILQPTCEEPTSNVAMNCLGALTSLSQSISKVSSQSNVQIYSIAPPSYTTVQPLPTCGSEVSTSIETVLSSSVPVPSIAAGSAVKILPKKGCGTSGNQTRQNSVRRTKLLKRKEPKPGRSLRRIAVKNKAFVANDTCSELSTAAKVDDSVSSLNKDMVTHDVNTQRGPVPNSVSSICSSSAVISVSSSSEKSADSSVVPSVNGTIVKPTLAGGDFSKTKAKSDVHLHNNETVSSISTVSSTQGNVVVSTNCGSLSKEIFTPDIGPQLNCSAVSVALSSQGSSVDTAVTLSVASSEVHVNSSCSVTFCSETTEQNKVSSSNVCTSSESRSTESRPSFTESSPPLITVNSVQSNSKGKSVNSDLCQPPFPSDRSTPSQQLGVSANSTEVGPMVSIMASQAISETQGSVNSSQNQTSFIVPSTPTPGSDVSMSTQPFQIPETSRMSDPFKSLQRPPTMNMSMTTSNLGNCADFKLPDSNMNTQSGKDGQSDGATAKSVTEMGAFAQKETVPPQVCTLENDSFDPPLGTNRQTDSPLAGGSGGRGFSVASLLPVGHNINASSSTFGTFTFTSEQAEILAMAARAIFEQDSTGKRTSGCSVDNPTSTASTGWDLPKMQSVPSNKDSVTDQQVKLTKQADLPVSETSSQVSARVPPVEPLASSTTGIRLPQSIAYSQSQPSAVTSLNVNNLIRPSSNQPYPGSPNLAQQVSAPSSGGAAVMVTQSSSQVPPTCSQPNEYAPLKNALMRTHVGIGMVERHQKDMPKRSAQDDLILPNKRSKPCQAGNVARVDIKAADHVQMMVSQMPSSTSAVMPRNHSDGVGALFSGNTFMSTVLRPTDGHCSTPVLTHEQTQPSVVHLQQGHTQHNAPQSGQNLVGNPYLKHQQQQEQRHLYQLHHHLTQPESQIHSIHQRNLLQDQHVQKKRGVVRGGQSGPNVGLQKQHHLEKSGVQHQQQQPPQQHQQQQQQHPQQSQQHQQQQQQHHQQQQSQQQQQKAQQIQQQQQSHQQQQQMPRQNSHSRHQHLQQQIQQQQHFGARQDKNCEAQQAGQRAHQNNHLGQPERPSGQDHGAMQRLMGSRSMEQQQMTSQASNSVSRSSDLACTSSRQERHRLSSYSAEALIGKTPATGEQRMGMHLQGPRSNAQDQSELRGYVDSSRGKGNITHNSQSRLPPDHANNTDTQRISDCGPFKALVSGHQLSNFEVQVSRSGDMSSKSVPQIQRGPQPQTGFRMGAGPTGDGRSRGTYSGPHPVAQGVHIGAGLTREQEGCHQSFMQSLLAPHIPEQNGHQRAAQGCTPGSIEYNCVPGATAGELQAKSSSPNLHPGQKAAPVRLGDNNKGQISQVSANLHGTTVRTGPPHPPTPHSSSDTGRTQGSTRSLSVSQRPHHIGPPDLQSTKIRPGDRSRSGNLRPGNPFEPENSLPLPSGGGVILGRTPTGSEARRSSIVRFMADGAQVSSDNNLVSDRCAMSDLTQNFGFPFIAEGGMNPPPPINANASFIPPVTQPSASRTPALLPVEPQNTLPSFYPSYSPAAHPSLSSEIPLQYFSNQMFTSPSTDKSGSAPLSNRFGSILSPPRPVGFAQASFPLLTDITPMPIANSSGITPHLSNFNLTSLFPEIATAMPPDGSSMPMSPLLSLANTTSSDSNKQSNRPAHNISHILGHDGTSAV; this is encoded by the exons ATGCCGGAGATAGTACAGAATCAAACAAATAACCCAAAACTGCCACG GCGGAAGAAAAACAAGGAGATCCATAATGCAG TGGAAAGACATCGTAAAGAGAAAATCAATGCTGGTATAAATCGGATTGGAGAACTTTTGCCTTGCTCTCAGGCCTTAAAACAG AGTAAAAATATGATTCTGGGAGAGGCCTTTCGTTACATCACTGCGCTAAAGCAACAAAATGATGAAATGCTGCTTAATGGAGGAGACAAAGTCCAAG CGGAAGAGATAAAGCGCTTACGGCACCAGCTGGAAGACCTGCGCAAGGAAAGTGCTCATTATATTGAACTCCTCAAAGCTAATGGCATCAATTTCCTGGATGACCCCACTATACACTGGAAAGGGAAGCAGCGCTGTGCAAAAGTAGCCAAAGTCACTCCAACTCACTTGATGTCAAAGGGAATAATTGTCTACTCCAATGGCAACAGTTCCTGTCCTACAGGCAAAGTCTCAATTCCACCAAATCCAGTTTCTCATCTTGATAAACAGCCAGCAAATGCTGTAACAGTCCAACCTGCATATGATATAACATTGGGTACGGGCCAGTCTGTTGGTATTACGAACGGAGCACCAGTAAATAATGTTGTAGTCTCCTCTGCATCTTCCCACATACCTGTAGCAACTCTTATTCCTGCTGTGTCAAAGCCATGTCTTACAGTCTTGGAACAATATTCTACTCTGGCACCTGCTACTCCAAGATTAAACCCTCCTATGAAATATATTACTCTTCAAGGTGTATGTCCCCAGCCTGTTGTCAGCACCCCAGTCCCTCCACAACTTCAAACAGATAACCCAATGCCCAGTCTCACTTCTGTTGCCTGTCCGACCACCCCCCTTCAGCATATGCTTAGCCTGTCTTCACTGCCTCAAGTTGTGATCAGTAACTCAGTGGTTCCTGTTGCTCCATCCACTGAAATTCAGTCTGTTAGCACTATATTACCAGCAAGCTCTACCCTTCTTAGAACCAGTGCAACTAGTAGCACTCAGACTACATGGACAACACTACAGCTTGCAGGAAATACAGTGCAACCTGTGTCCCAGGCACTTGTCACAGATGGTGCCAGCATTTCACATAATCCTCAGCAACTTTTTGTATGTTCAACTGGGACCAAACACATTGAGGAGCCTGCTTCTATCCATTTGCAACCACAGGCTCCTGTGCAACTGCAAGCCCCAACACCAACATGCATTCCTGTTCAGCCATCTGGGCCTAGACCTCCTCAGATATATTCAGCAGTTGTACCATGCCCTCAGAGAGCAGTACCACAACAGTCTTCAATTCTATCAGTGCCAGCCGTTGTATCCCAAGCCGTAGTGGTCCATCAGCCTGTTGAAACACAGACAGAACAGTTGACCAATACACAATCATCTGTTCGGGCACAACCTGCATTATTACCAAAACCTCAACCCAACTCTGCTCTGATGACCACCTGCAAGCCCACCCTACAACCTAAAAATCCTGTTCAGCCTGCTCTGCCATGCCAGCCTCATTCTCAACCTACAGTGGTGCCCCAAGCCCAGTCTGCCGTTGTGCCTCAACTGCATCTCAGTGTGGTGCCTCAAGCTCAGCCAATCATAAATCCACCAACTCAGCCTGCCCTTGTGCCTCAGCCACAAGCTCCCACACTGCCAGTGTTACAGACAATGCAGTTATTGCAGTTGAATTCTGAGGAAACACCAGTTGCTGTGACCTCCTCTCCTCCAAGTAACTCACATGTTGTTATTCTGCAACAGGGAGGCTCATGTCCAGCACCACAGGTTCTCAGAGAGGATGTCACTAGTCAGACACCCTGCCAGCACATTGTCATAATTCAGGCACCTACTTTGACCCCTGCGCCACAGAGTCATCACACTGCCGTTGTGTCAACTGCAACCCCAACGTTATCCAGTCAAATTACCACTTCAAACACTACCTGTACAGCTAGCATGCAGGCAGCTGCTACAAAGCAGTTGGTACATATTCTTCCACGGCCCTCAACCCAATTGCAAGCACAAGCACCTCAGACTATCACTGTGAATGGACAAGTTTATGTTCTGCAGCCGGCAAAGTCACCAGATAAGGGAAACTCTCAATCTGGTCAAAGTGTAACTCAGATACTTCAGCCCACCTGTGAGGAACCCACCTCCAATGTTGCCATGAATTGTTTAGGTGCTCTAACTAGTCTTAGTCAGAGCATTTCAAAGGTCTCAAGTCAAAGCAATGTTCAGATATACTCCATTGCTCCACCttcatacactactgtgcaaCCTCTTCCGACATGTGGTTCAGAAGTCAGCACTTCTATTGAAACTGTTCTTTCTTCCTCTGTACCTGTACCCTCAATTGCTGCTGGCAGTGCAGTTAAAATTCTGCCAAAGAAAGGTTGTGGCACTTCTGGAAATCAAACCAGACAAAACTCAGTTAGGAGAACCAAACTGTTGAAACGAAAGGAACCTAAACCCGGGCGAAGTTTGCGTAGAATTGCTGTCAAGAATAAGGCATTTGTTGCAAATGATACATGTTCTGAGTTATCCACTGCAGCAAAAGTTGATGATTCGGTTAGTTCTTTAAATAAAGATATGGTTACTCATGATGTTAACACGCAGAGAGGACCTGTCCCAAACAGTGTTAGTTCCATATGCAGTAGTTCTGCAGTCATTAGTGTcagttcctccagtgaaaaatcaGCAGACAGTTCTGTTGTGCCTTCAGTAAATGGAACTATTGTCAAGCCCACACTGGCTGGTGGAGACTTTTCAAAGACTAAAGCAAAATCTGATGTCCACTTGCATAACAATGAAACAGTTAGTAGTATCAGTACTGTAAGTTCTACTCAGGGTAACGTGGTTGTTTCTACAAATTGTGGCAGCTTGAGTAAAGAAATCTTTACTCCAGATATTGGTCCCCAGCTTAATTGTTCAGCGGTTAGCGTTGCCCTCTCATCACAGGGTAGCTCTGTAGATACTGCTGTAACATTGTCAGTTGCCTCATCAGAAGTTCATGTTAACTCTTCATGCAGTGTGACATTTTGTAGTGAAACTACTGAGCAGAATAAGGTGAGTAGCAGTAATGTTTGCACCAGTAGCGAAAGCAGATCAACAGAATCAAGACCCAGTTTTACAGAGAGTTCCCCTCCGCTGATCACTGTAAACTCTGTCCAAAGCAATTCAAAAGGTAAATCTGTTAATTCAGACCTTTGTCAGCCTCCATTTCCAAGTGATAGATCCACACCAAGTCAACAGTTAGGTGTCAGTGCTAATTCAACAGAGGTTGGTCCAATGGTTTCCATCATGGCAAGTCAGGCCATTTCGGAAACACAAGGGTCAGTGAACTCTTCTCAAAATCAGACATCATTTATTGTGCCCTCAACTCCAACTCCTGGCTCAGATGTATCTATGTCAACACAACCTTTTCAGATTCCAGAAACTTCTAGGATGTCGGATCCTTTCAAGTCCCTACAACGACCACCCACAATGAATATGTCCATGACAACCAGTAACCTAGGGAACTGTGCAGACTTCAAATTGCCTGATTCAAATATGAACACACAATCTGGCAAGGATGGACAATCTGATGGTGCCACGGCAAAGAGTGTGACAGAAATGGGTGCTTTTGCTCAAAAAGAGACTGTTCCTCCACAAGTATGTACATTGGAAAATGATTCCTTTGATCCTCCACTGGGAACCAATAGACAGACTGATTCGCCTCTTGCAGGAGGTTCAGGTGGCAGAGGGTTTTCTGTTGCATCATTGCTTCCAGTAGGCCACAACATCAATGCCTCTTCAAGTACATTTGGTACATTTACCTTCACTTCTGAGCAGGCAGAAATATTAGCAATGGCTGCAAGAGCCATATTTGAACAGGACAGTACAGGCAAGAGAACTTCAGGATGCAGTGTTGACAACCCAACAAGTACTGCTTCCACAGGATGGGACCTTCCAAAAATGCAGTCAGTCCCTTCTAACAAGGATAGTGTGACTGACCAGCAGGTTAAACTGACAAAGCAGGCTGATTTACCTGTGTCAGAAACATCATCTCAGGTCTCTGCTCGAGTTCCTCCAGTTGAGCCTTTAGCCAGCAGTACTACTGGCATCAGACTTCCACAGAGCATAGCTTACTCACAGTCCCAGCCTAGTGCTGTCACAAGCCTTAATGTTAATAATCTCATCAGACCAAGCTCTAACCAACCTTATCCAGGATCACCCAATCTTGCACAGCAGGTTTCTGCTCCGTCGTCAGGAGGTGCAGCTGTCATGGTGACTCAGTCTTCCTCACAAGTTCCCCCAACCTGTTCTCAACCTAATGAATATGCACCTTTAAAGAATGCTCTGATGCGGACCCATGTTGGTATTGGAATGGTTGAACGTCATCAGAAGGATATGCCAAAAAGGTCTGCCCAAGATGACCTTATTCTTCCAAATAAGCGTTCAAAACCATGCCAAGCAGGGAATGTTGCAAGAGTGGACATCAAGGCTGCAGATCACGTGCAGATGATGGTTAGTCAGATGCCCTCAAGTACTTCTGCAGTTATGCCAAGAAATCACTCTGATGGTGTGGGGGCTCTGTTTTCTGGTAATACTTTCATGAGCACTGTGCTCCGCCCTACTGATGGACACTGCTCTACTCCGGTTCTAACACATGAACAAACTCAGCCAAGTGTGGTGCACCTGCAGCAAGGacacacacaacataatgcaCCGCAATCTGGGCAGAACTTAGTTGGAAACCCCTACctcaaacatcaacaacaacaagaacaaagaCACCTTTACCAGCTTCACCATCACCTGACACAACCAGAATCTCAGATCCACAGTATTCATCAGAGAAACCTGCTGCAAGACCAGCATGTGCAAAAAAAGAGAGGAGTAGTACGTGGTGGGCAGTCCGGACCAAATGTTGGTTTGCAGAAGCAACATCATTTGGAAAAGAGTGGCGTGCAGCATCAGCAACAGCAGCCTCCTCAGCAAcaccaacaacagcaacagcagcatcCACAACAATCCCAGCAAcatcagcaacaacaacaacagcaccatcaacaGCAGCAatcacagcaacagcagcaaaAAGCACAACAGATTCAACAGCAGCAACAGTCACACCAACAACAGCAACAGATGCCACGACAGAATTCACATTCACGTCATCAGCATCTTCAGCAGcagattcagcagcagcagcactttGGGGCTAGACAGGACAAAAACTGTGAGGCCCAACAGGCAGGTCAGAGGGCACATCAGAACAATCACTTGGGTCAGCCAGAACGTCCATCTGGACAGGATCATGGGGCTATGCAAAGACTAATGGGGTCTCGTTCAATGGAACAGCAGCAAATGACCTCTCAGGCTAGTAATTCTGTTTCACGTTCTTCGGATCTTGCTTGCACCTCATCACGCCAGGAGCGCCACCGTCTCTCTAGCTACTCAGCAGAGGCTCTGATAGGCAAGACCCCTGCTACTGGTGAACAACGTATGGGCATGCACCTGCAAGGACCTCGAAGCAATGCACAGGACCAGTCAGAATTGCGAGGCTATGTAGATTCATCACGTGGTAAAGGCAACATTACTCACAATTCTCAGAGCAGGTTACCACCTGACCATGCTAATAACACAGACACCCAAAGAATATCAGATTGTGGACCTTTCAAGGCTCTGGTTAGTGGGCATCAGCTAAGTAACTTTGAAGTGCAAGTGTCTCGAAGTGGAGACATGTCCAGCAAGTCTGTACCTCAAATCCAGAGAGGTCCTCAGCCACAAACAGGATTTAGAATGGGTGCAGGGCCTACAGGGGATGGGCGTTCACGTGGAACATACTCGGGTCCGCATCCTGTTGCTCAAGGTGTGCACATTGGAGCAGGATTGACAAGAGAACAGGAGGGATGCCACCAGAGTTTTATGCAAAGCCTTTTGGCACCTCATATCCCTGAACAAAATGGGCACCAAAGGGCAGCCCAAGGCTGTACCCCAGGGAGTATAGAATACAATTGCGTTCCTGGGGCCACTGCTGGAGAACTTCAGGCTAAATCTTCAAGTCCTAATTTGCACCCTGGACAAAAAGCTGCTCCTGTACGTCTAGGGGACAACAACAAAGGCCAAATTTCTCAGGTTAGTGCAAATTTGCATGGTACAACTGTGAGAACAGGTCCACCCCATCCCCCAACACCACACAGCAGTTCAGACACAGGACGTACTCAAGGCTCAACCAGGTCACTCTCTGTTAGTCAACGCCCCCATCATATTGGTCCACCAGATCTACAAAGCACAAAGATTCGTCCAGGAGATCGATCACGGTCAGGCAACTTGAGACCTGGAAATCCTTTTGAACCAGAAAATTCTTTGCCCCTTCCATCAGGTGGAGGAGTGATCCTTGGCCGTACACCAACAGGAAGTGAAGCTAGACGAAGTAGTATTGTGCGTTTCATGGCAGATGGTGCACAGGTCAGCAGTGACAACAATTTAGTGTCCGATCGCTGTGCCATGTCTGATCTCACCCAGAACTTTGGCTTTCCTTTCATTGCTGAAGGAGGGATGAACCCACCACCTCCCATCAATGCCAATGCATCTTTCATCCCACCGGTCACACAGCCCAGTGCCTCTCGCACCCCAGCCCTCCTCCCTGTGGAACCTCAGAACACTTTACCCTCATTTTATCCTTCATATTCCCCTGCAGCTCATCCTAGCCTTTCAAGTGAGATTcctttacagtatttttcaaaCCAGATGTTTACAAGTCCAAGCACTGACAAGAGTGGCAGTGCACCACTGAGCAACCGCTTCGGTTCTATTCTTTCTCCCCCTCGACCTGTAGGTTTTGCGCAGGCTAGCTTCCCACTTCTAACAGATATAACACCAATGCCGATTGCAAACTCTTCAGGCATCACACCTCATTTATCCAACTTTAACCTGACCTCTTTGTTCCCTGAAATTGCCACAGCAATGCCTCCGGATGGCTCCTCTATGCCAATGTCACCTTTATTGTCTCTTGCCAACACTACTTCCTCAGACTCAAATAAACAATCTAATCGCCCAGCCCACAACATCAGTCATATCCTGGGTCATGATGGGACTTCTGCTGTTTAG